A single genomic interval of Procambarus clarkii isolate CNS0578487 chromosome 61, FALCON_Pclarkii_2.0, whole genome shotgun sequence harbors:
- the LOC138354166 gene encoding hepatitis A virus cellular receptor 1-like, giving the protein MNISTMPPTTMNIFTIPPTTMNISTMPPTTMNISTMPPTTMNISTMPPTTMNISTMPPTTMNISTMPPTTMNISTMPPTTMNISTMPPTTMNISTMPPTTMNISTMPPTTMNISTMPPTTMNISTMPPTTMNISIMPPTTMNISTMPPTTITIPTPPTSCDALIELMNE; this is encoded by the coding sequence ATGAACATCTCTACCATGCCTCCAACTAccatgaacatctttaccattccaCCAACTACCATGAACATCTCTACCATGCCTCCAACTACCATGAACATCTCTACCATGCCTCCAACTACCATGAACATCTCTACCATGCCTCCAACTACCATGAACATCTCTACCATGCCACCAACTACCATGAACATCTCTACCATGCCCCCAACTACCATGAACATCTCTACCATGCCCCCAACTACCATGAACATCTCTACCATGCCCCCAACTACCATGAACATCTCTACCATGCCACCAACTACCATGAACATCTCTACCATGCCCCCAACTACCATGAACATCTCTACCATGCCCCCAACTACCATGAACATCTCTACCATGCCCCCAACTACCATGAACATCTCTATCATGCCACCAACTACCATGAACATCTCTACCATGCCTCCAACTACCATAACCATCCCCACGCCGCCAACATCATGCGATGCTCTGATAGAGTTGATGAACGAGTAA